The Nicotiana sylvestris chromosome 6, ASM39365v2, whole genome shotgun sequence genomic sequence TAGCGAATGATGTCTGGGGGTATTGTGAGTAATAATATCCTCATGATAGTAGTGAATCCTTTCCGTATGTGATTGGATTTTTACACAGAGCTTTAGTACAACTTTTAATTGGTTTTGGAATGTTACAGCTCTTTGTGCTCGCAGGTCGCACCAACTATTTGCAAGTATGAACTGTGTGTCAAAGACATCGGTCTAGCCCACTATGAGTGAAGTGGGAGATGTTGGATTATGGGTCGTGGGTCGCTCCATCTGGGCTGATCCGACCCGGTTAGGAGAGATAAGTGAGAGAGGTTAAGGAAAGTTACCACTAGACCACAAACTCCACTAAACTGAACGTGTAAAAAAAAGGGGGGAGTGGTGGGTTATCTTCCTTAACCGCTATTACTCTGCCTATTTATGTTAAGGAAAAAACACAGAACTTTCAAGCGTTAGAATTTTCTCTGACTAATCCTTTCTACATGAAAAACACACACAAGTTAGAGCATCTAATTGGTGGAAGATTAACTTTATTTTCTAGTAATTCAAAGGTTGATTTGGAGCAATTCTTTTGGTGGTAAGTTCAACGGTTTCCACTGCGTCAATAAGGTACACAACTGTTTGTTCTCGTCCTTTGTTTTTATCGAACATTCAAGAACCAAACATGGTCGTTGGTTCCTTTTAGTTCTTCCATGAACATTTTAGGGTGCAAATGGGTCTTTCGCATTAAGAGGAACTCAATTGGAGCTATTGAACGATATAAAGGTCGCTTAGTTGCCAAAGGATTTCATCAGGTTGAGGGCCAAGATTATCATGAAACATTAAGTACCGTTGTTAAACCAACCACCATCCGCATCATCCTATCGCTGGCAGCTATTTATGGATAGCCATTGCGTCAATTGGATGTTTAAAATACATTTCTACATGGTGAGCTTCAAGAGGATGTCTACATGGCTCAACCCCCAGGTTTTGTTCATCCCCAATTCCCTACTCATGTTTGCAAGCTTAGCAAATCTCTTTATTGTCTTAAGCAAGCACCAAGGGCTTGGTACAACAAGCTTCATCAGTTTCTCTTCACAGTTGGCTTTACAATAACTAAAACTGATGTTTCTTTATCCATCTACACTCATGGAGATATCGTTGCTTACCTCTTGGTTTATGTAGATGACATTGTACTCACAGGAAACAACATTTCCTTCATTGATTCATTTGTTCGAGCTCTTGGCAGTGCCTTCTCCATAAGAGACCTCGGTCCACTTCACTATTTTCTTGGTGTTCAGGTGCATCGCGACAACACTGGCATTTGGCTCTCCCAGTCCCAGTATATTCATGGCATCCTCACTAGGGCTCGCATGCTTCATTGCAAACCTCTCAGCACTCCTATGGCAACCAATGTGAAGCTGTATAAGGGTGACAGCTCCTCCTTCGTTGACCCAAGTCTTTATAGACAGGTTGTTGGTGCTCTTCAATATCTCGCCCTTACAAGACCCGACATATCCTTTGTGGTGAACAATACATGCATCATCCATCGATAAATCAATGGGCTGCTGTAAAGCGCATTCTTCGTTATCTTCAGCACACTAAATTGGTGGCATTTTTTATTTCAAAAGCTTCTAATCTTCAGTTGCAGGCATTCCCTGACTCTCAATGGGCTGGCAGTATTGATGATCGCAAGTCTACAGGTGGTTATGCTATATGCTTTGGTCCAAAATTAATCTCCTCGTCCTCAAAGAAACAACGGACAGTGGCTAGATCATATACGGAGTCTGAGTACAAAGCATTCGCAGATGCTGCTGCTGAACTGACATGGATTCAATCATTGATGCTTGAGCTAGGTATCCATCTCTCTTGTGCTCCTATTCTCTGGTGCGACAATATAGGTTCTATGTACCTGTCCATTAATCCCATTTTCACTCTCGTACCAAGCATGTAGAGATCGATTTTCGTTTTGTAAGAGACAGTTGCTAGACGTGACTTACTAATTCAGTTTCTCTCTTTGAAAGATCAAGTAGCTAATGTACTCACGAAGCCATTGTCTACTACTGCGAGATTCCAATTTCTAAGGGACAAACTCAAGGTGAAAGACCCACCTTTTATTTGCCTGGGATTTTTGGACATATCCTATCGTATAAAGGATCACCAGCAGCCTCCAGTAGTTAGGACTCCTCCAATATTGGACATATCCTATCGTATAAAGTATCTAGAATAATACTACTGTGTTGTATTATAAACATTGTTGTATTTGGAAGTGAATGAAGAGCTCCAGTTGTTATCCCCTCTAACATCAGTCTAATAAGAAATAATACTTAACTAAAAACAGATTCCCTTTATCTACTCCAATAATTTCATTCTATATACAAACACAAACTAATTATCTCAGTTTCAGATATTGAGAAGGAAAAGAATTGCCGCTTTAAACAGAGAAAAGAAACACAAGGGAAGAGGTTGGTTTCTATTCGCACTAGTGTAGCAAAATGTGAAAATCAAGAGCCATTAGGATGCTTATAAGTTAGAATAGAGaccaaaatatatcttagaaatGTAGTAGTCTATTAATCCTCACTGAATAACTTCAATAGCTTTGAAAAGGAAGCTCCTTGGCCAAATAGCTGAGCTAAATCAAAGTTGAGAATACATAATCTGATAATCCTACTTAAAGGGCAGAACTGCATTCTGCAATACTTCCTACAAATAATCTCATGAATATAAATTCAATATTATGTTCATATAGGGTCTGGAGAAAGACCGCATCCCAAGGAGTGTGATGTGATGTAGACAGTCTACCTTAATGTAAGCATTAGTAGCTGCTTTTATGGCTCATACCTGTGATCTATAGGTCATACGGAAACGACTCTACCGTTACTCTAAGGGTCTCCTTCGTTTTAATCACTAGTGTGGTAGGTGGTTGGATTTATAAGCTTTGGCTTGGAGCAACTAAAAAGCTTGGCAACGGGCATGCATTAAAAGTAACTAGTAAAAAACAGATTCCCTTTATCTACTCTAATTCGTCCTACACTACACAAACCAAATAATTTCAGATATTTTAAAAGAGAAAGAATCACTGCACAAAACAGAGAAAATAAACTGCATCAGTAGCTTTGAAAAGCAAGTTCCTTAGCCAAACGGCTGAACTAAATCAAAGTTGAGACTAatgttagtaaactgtatttgtaaaataattttggAGAAGATAAAATAACGTATAAACAGAAATGTAAAAGAAACAGAatttaatccgagcccactgaattcacagtgtttccttaaggaacttaatcccctcctagtacccgagattgtggattatttcctcccaagatagaacggattacacactggtgtagcggtacttcaaatcCCAGTGTTTGAGCGAACACAATGATcgatagcaaatcacacttagTGTTGCTTTCTCTGTAGTTAAAACatgcaaaagaaagaaggaaaattcAGAATTTCGTATGGAAAATCTGAGAGAATGAACTGCTATTTATAGCCCCAACCTGTTGAGTTCAaacgaagaggtgcaactcttcagaggTCAGTTACGTAAAACGGACATAACATAAATGGTCCTTTACGCAAATTAAAAAGGGAACTCAAACACAGAGGAAATTACTTTTCCGTTATAaaaaacgaatatttaataatattgcgttaatatttactattaacaaataaatttggtcaaaaaaaatcaatcaatcatttgaccaaatccaaaaccaagcgacgacgacggcgcgaggcttgccttcttatcaaatctttaagagctagaagaagagcaattgtatatatacccatcaaatgtcttttcctcctccaatatgggacaatgtccctttgtcaaggagggaaactcaaatatttcattttccctgcatttcccattcaccctcttttaatcTAAAGTAAGCTTAAAAAACTCAACAACTACATTATCTGATAATCCTACTTAAAGGGCAGAACTGCACTCTGCAATAATTTCCTACAATAATCTCCTGAACATAAGTTCAGTATTATGTACACTTACATGTTTAACATTACACTGCATTAATCAACGATATTTATGGCATGAAACATATATCCTTGACGAAAGCATCAATGTTAATTTCAGAAGATCCACCTTTTGCAGTGGAACATTGACatattttctgtatttctttcgcTCTTCGCCTCGTTTCCGTCACTTCATCATTTTCAGAATCCATAAACCACTTCAACAGGCTAGAGATCTCTTCCCTCGTTATCGAACATTTGCCATCTTTTTTCACCCTATAACCAATCTTCCAGTCTTCAACAATTTGCTTACTGTTAGTCTGTTGATCCCAAAATATTGGAAAAGTCAGCATTGGAAGACCTGAAAATGCTGCTTCTTTAGTCGAATTCCATCCACAATGCGACCAAAATCCACCAATAGAAGGATGTGACAACACCCTCAATTGGTCACACCAAGGAACAACCAGCCCTTCGCTACATCCATTATTCTGAAATCGGACAGTTTCATCACGTGCCACCCAAAAGAATCGAACACCACTGTCGTGTACACCAGCCGCGATCTCATCCAGTTCAGCACGCGATGCAGAGAGGAAACTCCCTTGTGATATGTACAACACAGAATCATTTGGTTGAGCATTTAACCACTTAATGTACTCTGGTTCATCGACAGAAGTAGTCGAGGAGGGATCTTTTTCGCTAGTGAAGTAAGGTATGGCTGGACCAATTGGATAGACAGGGACTGTAAATTTTTGTTTTAGAGCGTCAATAACAGAAGATTCAAGCTCATAGACTGAAGTGAACAAAAGATATTGTGCTTTAGACACTGTCGAGAAGATCTCCATTGTTACATCCAATAATTCTTGCCCCTTTCCATGGAATGGTGTAGGAAGATCTAAAACGCGAATCGAAGGAATTCCAGGAATATAATCAACCTGCTCTTGCTGTTTTCCTGTACATGAATAATGACAATCATGTAGATTTACAAATATGTAAATAGAAATTGTTAATCAGTAGCTTTCTCTTGGAAGACATATTGCAATTAAGAAGGCAGATTAACCTCATTGTTGGATAACGCCGGTGCACAAGGTATCCCGCGTTAACATATGGCCGGGGAAGCGCCGAACCCCTTgtgtgatgtagacagcctaccctaatgcaagcattagtggctgcttcTACGACTATTTGGAGTAAATAACTGATGTTAAGCAAAACGAATGCTTCCTTTGTTCTAGGGGTGGCAAACGGGCGGGGGGAGGGTCGGATATGAGCGGGTCGAAAATAGGTAATTTAAAACCggtaaattatccgacccgacccatatttaatactgATAAAAAACGGGTTATCCGGtgaataatatggatatccacATTATACAgggcttcttgaatatgatcacttttgggataaTTCTTAATCttcaaacttgaggaacccccaatttgggtctttccaaatataaaagttaacccgttagttatccattggttatccatcTGGTTAttcattttctaagtggataatatggttcttatccatattcgacccgttgttaaaaagttcattatccaacccatgttttaatggataatatgggtggataagtgttttttttaaccattttgccatcTCTACTTTCTTCCACTTTATACGACACTATTTTCTCTTTTAATTATGTTTTAAAAAGAACGATACATTTATATATTTGAAAACTTCGATACAAGATCTAAATTAATCAGATCTATTCAGACCAAATAACTGGCCATGCAGCAAAATAATGCTTCCTTTGTTCCACTTTACACgacaatttttttcttttttaagacATTATGTTTAAAAAAGAATGATACATTTATAGCTATATTTGAAACTTCTTAACTTTAAACTTCCATTTTACTCTCCTTGACATGCTTTAATAGCCATAAAAATATCTAACGAATGTAACATTTTGTAATTGCCAAAAGTCCTTCTTTCTTAACCCTGTGCCTGATCAAACAATAATATCCATTTgaaaaaaataattgaaaatgCAATACCTGACAAATTGGCTTTAAGATGCCCATTTTGAGCAAGAAGATCCATGTGATGAAAAATATCGAACACAGTCGCCGACATCGGAAAAAATGAAGCCACCGGAATATTCCTCCGACTCCCAACTCTTGTCACCCAATTCATGTACGTATCATACACTATAACACTCGGTTTCAACGGCCCAAGCCCATCAATCAATTTCTCAACAGGAGCTTCTAGTTTAGTTAAAGTAGCTCTGAGAAATCCAGCAAAATCTTTAGCACGACCAATTTCGGAAGGAATAACGTTAGGTATAGTTGCATATTTAATGTTTTCTGGTAAAGGGTCGGAATTAATAAAACTGTACCACTCTTCAGTTACAATAAAAGTAATAAGAATGTTGGGATGTTTTGTGGCTATGAG encodes the following:
- the LOC138871876 gene encoding uncharacterized mitochondrial protein AtMg00810-like; protein product: MAQPPGFVHPQFPTHVCKLSKSLYCLKQAPRAWYNKLHQFLFTVGFTITKTDVSLSIYTHGDIVAYLLVYVDDIVLTGNNISFIDSFVRALGSAFSIRDLGPLHYFLGVQVHRDNTGIWLSQSQYIHGILTRARMLHCKPLSTPMATNVKLYKGDSSSFVDPSLYRQVVGALQYLALTRPDISFVLQAFPDSQWAGSIDDRKSTGGYAICFGPKLISSSSKKQRTVARSYTESEYKAFADAAAELTWIQSLMLELVSDIEKEKNCRFKQRKETQGKRLVSIRTSVAKCENQEPLGCL
- the LOC104231224 gene encoding UDP-glycosyltransferase 87A1-like — its product is MDLPSQIKCHIVAMPYPGRGHINPMMNFCKLIATKHPNILITFIVTEEWYSFINSDPLPENIKYATIPNVIPSEIGRAKDFAGFLRATLTKLEAPVEKLIDGLGPLKPSVIVYDTYMNWVTRVGSRRNIPVASFFPMSATVFDIFHHMDLLAQNGHLKANLSGKQQEQVDYIPGIPSIRVLDLPTPFHGKGQELLDVTMEIFSTVSKAQYLLFTSVYELESSVIDALKQKFTVPVYPIGPAIPYFTSEKDPSSTTSVDEPEYIKWLNAQPNDSVLYISQGSFLSASRAELDEIAAGVHDSGVRFFWVARDETVRFQNNGCSEGLVVPWCDQLRVLSHPSIGGFWSHCGWNSTKEAAFSGLPMLTFPIFWDQQTNSKQIVEDWKIGYRVKKDGKCSITREEISSLLKWFMDSENDEVTETRRRAKEIQKICQCSTAKGGSSEINIDAFVKDICFMP